A region of the Candidatus Kryptonium sp. genome:
CATTTCAATTGATTTAACAGAATTAGTATAAAATGGCATTACAACTTTATCCATTGCGAGAACTAAAATTATTAGCGCAACTGCAATTATAATTAGTCTCTTAACATTTGGCTTCATAATGTGACGATGCTTTTTCTTTTTCGTGTGAGAAATATAAAAATAAAATTCTGAATTCACAATTTCACTACTATGATTAAAATTTCACATTAAAATGCCACTTTGGCATTCTCATGGCAAAATTTCAAAACTATGTTGTCAATTTGACCGCCGAAAATAATATAATTCAAATTGAATTTCAATTTGTTTGTTTGGCACGAGCTTTGCGATGGAATTTAAGTGAAACTACAAAAATAAAAACAAAAGCAAGGAGGTGATGAGCTATGTTGATTAGATATTCACCATTCAAAGAAATTCAAATGCTTGAAAAAGAAATGAACAGACTCTTTAATGATTTCTTCAAAGACATTAATCTAAGAATAAATGGATACCCACTCATAGATGTCATTGACACTAATGAAGAACTCGTTATATATGCTGAAATTCCTGGCGTAAGCAAGGAAGATGTTAAGGTTAAAATTCAGAATGATGTTTTGACTATATCAGGTACGAGAAAGGAACCTGCGATGCCAGAGAAAGCAAATTGCTTGATCAATGAAAGAGAATTCGGTGAGTTTATGAGAAGCATAAGATTACCATATCC
Encoded here:
- a CDS encoding Hsp20/alpha crystallin family protein, which translates into the protein MLIRYSPFKEIQMLEKEMNRLFNDFFKDINLRINGYPLIDVIDTNEELVIYAEIPGVSKEDVKVKIQNDVLTISGTRKEPAMPEKANCLINEREFGEFMRSIRLPYPIDVDKVNAEYKDGVLKITLPKRDEVKAKEIQIN